Proteins from a single region of Procambarus clarkii isolate CNS0578487 chromosome 62, FALCON_Pclarkii_2.0, whole genome shotgun sequence:
- the LOC123766525 gene encoding V-type proton ATPase subunit e 2 isoform X1: protein MGASAIPVILMTLFWGLVGIVLPIILPKGPNRSLMQCILIITAISCWLFWLCCYMHQMNPLIGPSLHNTTIIALNEFWQRVKTFLKFISIWQM, encoded by the exons ATGGGGGCTTCAGCGATTCCTGTCATTTTAATGACGCTCTTTTGGGGTCTGGTGGGCAttgtcctgcccatcatcctccccaAAGGACCAAACAGAAG TTTGATGCAGTGTATCCTGATCATTACAGCCATATCTTGCTGGTTATT CTGGTTGTGTTGTTACATGCACCAAATGAACCCACTTATTGGACCTTCACTTCATAACACTACTATCATTGCTCTAAATGAATTTTGG CAACGTGTTAAAACATTCTTAAAGTTCATATCCATCTGGCAGATGTAA
- the LOC123766525 gene encoding V-type proton ATPase subunit e isoform X3, whose translation MGASAIPVILMTLFWGLVGIVLPIILPKGPNRSLMQCILIITAISCWLFWLCCYMHQMNPLIGPSLHNTTIIALNEFWM comes from the exons ATGGGGGCTTCAGCGATTCCTGTCATTTTAATGACGCTCTTTTGGGGTCTGGTGGGCAttgtcctgcccatcatcctccccaAAGGACCAAACAGAAG TTTGATGCAGTGTATCCTGATCATTACAGCCATATCTTGCTGGTTATT CTGGTTGTGTTGTTACATGCACCAAATGAACCCACTTATTGGACCTTCACTTCATAACACTACTATCATTGCTCTAAATGAATTTTGG ATGTAA
- the LOC123766525 gene encoding V-type proton ATPase subunit e isoform X2, with amino-acid sequence MGASAIPVILMTLFWGLVGIVLPIILPKGPNRSLMQCILIITAISCWLFWLCCYMHQMNPLIGPSLHNTTIIALNEFWK; translated from the exons ATGGGGGCTTCAGCGATTCCTGTCATTTTAATGACGCTCTTTTGGGGTCTGGTGGGCAttgtcctgcccatcatcctccccaAAGGACCAAACAGAAG TTTGATGCAGTGTATCCTGATCATTACAGCCATATCTTGCTGGTTATT CTGGTTGTGTTGTTACATGCACCAAATGAACCCACTTATTGGACCTTCACTTCATAACACTACTATCATTGCTCTAAATGAATTTTGG AAATAA